Genomic DNA from bacterium:
AATCAATGTTTTCCCGAATCCTTATTACGGTGTTAACCCTCAAGAAATAAATAAATATGAGAGATTTGTAACCATAAATCACTTACCTGATTATGCGAAAATCAGAATATTTAACCTTGCAGGGCAGCTGGTTAGGACAATAGAAAAAACAACTCCTGGTCAATTCCAGAGATGGGATCTTTTAACAGATTCCGGACTTCCTGTAGCAAGTGGTCTTTATATAATTTATGTGGATATGCCTGATCTGGGCAGAACCAAAATTTTAAAGGCCGCCATAATTCAGGAACAGCAGATTCTGGATAGATTCTAAACTAAAAAGTAAGGAGATAAAAAATGAAAAAAATAATATTAAGTGTAGGTTTCATAATCCTAGTATTTCTTCTTGCTGCAAGTGAAATATTTGCCGGCGGCGGCAGAAGAAATGGATCCGGTGGTGCTTCTGAATTATTAATTCCGGTTGGTGCTCGTGGTATCGCCTTGGGCGGTTCAACTTTGGCCAACTCTTATGGATTAGAAGCTCTGTTCTGGAATCCAGCTAACATAGCCAGGCTTGGTGATTATTCAACAAATGTCCTGATTTCTCATATGGAACATATTGCTGATATCGGTGTGGAATATGGTGCAATATCCACTGATATTGAATCATTCGGTTCACTCGCATTCAGTATTAAATCTTTGTCAATTGGTGATATTCCTGTTACTACCGTAAGTAACCCGGATGGGACAGGTGCGCTGTTTTCACCAACATTTCTGACTATGGGATTAACATATGCAAGGATGCTCAGTGATAGAATAGCAGTTGGTTTAACTGCTAACCTCATATCAGAAGAAATAGACAGAGTAAGTGCTACCGGCGTTGCGTTCAATGTTGGTGTATCTTATTCTGATTTCGCCGATATATCAGGTTTAAGCATTGCATTTGTTATGAAAAATATTGGTCCGGAAATGAAATTTGATGGGCCAGGTTTATACGTAGAAGCACAGACCCCTGATTTCACTCGTTCTGGAGAATTGTATAAAATAGATGCAGCACCATTTGAACTTCCATCAATATTGGAACTTGGTGTAAGTTACCAGTATAATATTGATGAGCAAAATATGCTTCAGGTTGGTGGTGTATTTGCAAACAACAATTTCTACGGTGATGAATTAAAAGGTGGTCTTGAGTACGGCTATAATAATCTATTCTTTGTTCGCTTGGGTTACTTTGCTGCTACAAATATGGGTACTGAATTCAGTACTAGCAGCGATTATAATTCATATGGATTAAATGCCGGATTTGGACTTAACTACGATATCGGTGGTATTGAACTTAAGCTGGATTATGCATATCGCGCTGTGCAGTATGATGGCTTAGGCGATAACCATGCTTTCTCACTCGGTTTTGGACTTTAGTAACAGATATCTGATTGAGATAGACTTCTAATTAATCCGTGCAGTTAAATATAACTGCACGGATCTTTTATTTTGACCGAACACCATTTTCATTAAAAATAAACAGACCCCCTTTTAATGTTCCGATCCATTTGTTATCCCGATTATCAACTTCTATCCAGAAAGTATAATCATCAGTAAGTCCGGAGTTTGATTTATTATATATAGTCCAATTCTCTCCATCAAAATTTGCAATACCTGATCCATTAGTGGCCACCCAAAGATTATTTGAAGTATCCACAGCAACTGAATAAACGGTGTTTGATGGAAGATCAGAATTTTCGAAACTGAAATGCTTCCAGGATTTACCATCATATTTTGCAACCCCATCAAATTTATAGCCGACCCAGAGGTTGTTTTCTTTATCTTCTGTTATAGAATAAACAGCCCATCCACCCAGTGGAGAATTGGATTCATCGAACAAAGTCCAGGTTGAATCATTGAATCTGAGAAGTCCTGCAGCAGAGCCAACCCATTTTACATTTTTACTATCAATGAAAATTTCCGGGACTTTCACATTAGGTATAATAGTATTATGCCGATTATAATTAATCCACTCACTTCCATCGAATTTAAGAGCACCACTTCCCCAGGTTCCTATCCACTTGTTATCAAACTTATCTATTGCTATAGAATAAATTGTATTATGAAGAATTCCGGAATTCGAAGTATCATAAACTACCCAGGTTGAGTCATTGTAAACTGCAATTCCACCTCCCTGAGTTGCTATCCATTTCGAATTGTTCTTATCTATTACCACTTCATAAATGATATCATTTGGCAGTTCTGAGTTTCGTTTATTATAAATAGTCCAATTCGAACCATCGAACCTTACTAACCCTCCGCCCCATGTGCCAATCCATATTATACTATCGTTTTCAAAAGTAATCGAATGGATTGAGTTTGTGGGAAGTGGTGAATTTGAGGTGTTTAAAATAAGCCATTGCTCAAATTGGGCATAGGAATTTGTAAAACAGAGAATCGGTATTAGCGTGATAATTTTTAAAAGCATTATTAAATCTGAATTTAATATTAATAAAACTCAGAAATATATATGGAATAGTCAATGAAAAATAAAATATTTTATAATTAAAATATTTAACTTCTTAACGATTTAAAGCTTGCGGAGATTAAATAAATATTTGCAACAATTCTTCCTGCTATTAAAGAGAGCATTGCAGCAACAGCACCTACCGCATCAAATTTATGAATCAAAGATAACATTACAATTATGATGGTTATGAACTCCAATACAGTTGCCATAGTTATTGGCTTTGTATTCTTCGAAGCAACCAATAATCCACGCTGGATGCTGATAAGAACAGTTAATGCCGGAAAGAAAAACATGATCATTAATGGCAATCTTGCGAAATCAGCAAGTGAATCGCTTAAACCTGACACTGTAATAAACCAAAAATCTGCCAGAGGAGTAAATGCAACCAATGCTAATCCGCCAACAAGAAATGAAGCAAGGATAAACGCAAATCGGAGTAATGGCTTCAGCCCTTCATTCCTTTCGCCAAGTAATGCAATAATTACTTCCTGATAAGACAAACCAAGCGACCTGAAAATAAAAATGAACGATGTTACCACCGGCAATACAGCAAGCGATTCAATTGCCATCCGGCTTTGACCAACTAAAAAAGTAACCAGCGGCTGAACACCAAGTCCTATAATTGACGTGAGAGCAAGAGGGTAATAAAAATTTAGTATTTGTTTGTAAGTGAGATTCTGCACCGAAGAGAGTTCTTCCGAATTGATTTTTTTCAACGTGCTGCTGACCATTAGTCTTACAGCAATTGCTTCCATAATAACTGCAAACGAAAGAGAAGCCGCACCAATTATGACACCTTCTACGAGACCGGAAAGGTATAAAACCGAACCACAAACCAACATAGCAATTAATCTAACAATAGTTCCATAGGCAACTCTTCTTGTAAGATTGTTGTAGATCAGAATTCCCTGATAAAAACGACGGTAACCAATTGCCCCCGGCCATGGAAGTAAAATAATTGTGGCAATATGCGTTAACCGTGAAATTTCTCCCGGTAAACCTATCAGGGTTTCGGTAATGAAGTAGAAGACAAAGGGTATAATCGCAACAAGCATTATCAACGTAATTAAAACATTTACCGCATAAGTAAAGTTTTTTAGCTTATGGAATGATTGCTTGTTTTTTACTAATGCAATGGCAGCACTCATCATCATTATTATTGGTGCTTCAATTACTAATGCAAATGAGAATGCGATGCCATAAGCGGCGAGATTAAATTTTGGCTCAGATGAGCGAGCTATCAGAGATGCAAGAAAGGGACCTTCGACTGACATCATAATCCAGGTCGCTGCAAGTGGCACCCAGAAATAAAAAATTTTTTTATATGTTAGATTGATGGACGAGTCTGTCACTACAATTGTGAATTTTATTAAAAACAAAATTAAATATAATTGGACAAACAAATTCTGATTTACAGATTGAGTTAAACTAAAACACTGATTATGTTTGCAGAAACAAGTGGAGTACATCATGAAAAAATCATTCTATTTTTTTATAGTATTATTTGGCGTTTTATTGCTCAGCTGCTCTGAGAATAAAGTTGAAGTAAACGAGCATCAGGTTGCAGGAATGAGAAAAACAGCAATGGAGTTTATGAAGGATTTAAAAGGCATTCTCATAAGCCAGATTCAAACAAATGGAATTTTGCAGGCCGTTTCAGTTTGTTCAGATACAGCACAGGTTCTTACAAATAATTTTGGAGTTCAGAAGGGAGTTTATATTAAAAGGGTGTCATTAAAAAACAGAAATGTAAATAACGCCCCGGATGATTTTGAAAAAATGATCCTTAACAAGTTTACAATGATGCAGCAGAATAATGAGTTGAGCGGAGAAACTGAATATGCGGAGATTGTTGAAGAAGGTGAATTTAAATACTTGCGTTACGTTAAACCGATTTTAGTCCAGGCAGAATGTCTTAATTGCCACGGTTCGGAAAACGAAATTATGCCGGAA
This window encodes:
- a CDS encoding PorV/PorQ family protein; this translates as MKKIILSVGFIILVFLLAASEIFAGGGRRNGSGGASELLIPVGARGIALGGSTLANSYGLEALFWNPANIARLGDYSTNVLISHMEHIADIGVEYGAISTDIESFGSLAFSIKSLSIGDIPVTTVSNPDGTGALFSPTFLTMGLTYARMLSDRIAVGLTANLISEEIDRVSATGVAFNVGVSYSDFADISGLSIAFVMKNIGPEMKFDGPGLYVEAQTPDFTRSGELYKIDAAPFELPSILELGVSYQYNIDEQNMLQVGGVFANNNFYGDELKGGLEYGYNNLFFVRLGYFAATNMGTEFSTSSDYNSYGLNAGFGLNYDIGGIELKLDYAYRAVQYDGLGDNHAFSLGFGL
- a CDS encoding DUF3365 domain-containing protein, encoding MKKSFYFFIVLFGVLLLSCSENKVEVNEHQVAGMRKTAMEFMKDLKGILISQIQTNGILQAVSVCSDTAQVLTNNFGVQKGVYIKRVSLKNRNVNNAPDDFEKMILNKFTMMQQNNELSGETEYAEIVEEGEFKYLRYVKPILVQAECLNCHGSENEIMPEVKQLISQAYPDDKAIGYKIGDLRGVVSLKKAVQ